TTTTAAAGCTTGCGGGAAGACCGGACCAAGAAGCTCATGGACAAAAGCTTTTGGATGAAGAAGTTCGTCAAATCCGTCGAGACCATGTTGATGGTCTGGATGCTCTTCTTGCTTTCCATGATGAAAAAGTGAAAGCAGCAAGAGCTTCGGCTGAAAGCACAACTCATCAAGGCGAAATTTTTGTGACTTTCACAATTGTTATTGGTTTCTTGCTCGCGTGTGTGACGGGCTTCCTGTTCGCAAACTCATTGGCAAACACGTTAAGCCGTATCAGTGGTGAGATTTCAAACTCTGCTGATCAAACTTCAGCCTCCGGAACTCAGTTGTCCGCTGCGAGCCAACAGCTTTCTTCGGGTTCTTCTGAAGCGGCGGCTTCTCTTGAGGAAACTGTGGCGTCCTTGGAAGAGCTTTCAAGCATGGTTAAACTCAATGCCGATCACGCCAAAGAAGCTAATGCGTTGTCGCAAAAATCAAAAGACTCTGCAGAGCAAGGTGAAAGTGAAATCACAAAGCTTATTGGTGCCATGGAAGATATCGCCAGCGGTTCAAAAAAGATCGAAGAGATTATCACAGTTATTGATGATATCGCCTTCCAAACAAATCTTCTGGCTTTGAACGCGGCGGTGGAAGCAGCCCGTGCCGGCGAACAAGGGAAGGGTTTCGCCGTTGTTGCTGAAGCTGTCAGAAACTTGGCACAAAGAAGTGCGGCGGCAGCGAAAGACATCACGTCTTTGATTCAAGATAACGTTTCAAAAAGTGAAAACGGAGCGCGCGTTGCAAGTCAAAGCGGCGCGGTTCTTAAAGACATCGTGACATCTGTCAAAAAAGTGGCGGATTTGAACAGTGAAATTTCCGTAGCCAGCCAAGAGCAGGCCAGTGGACTTGAGCAGATTTCAAAAGCGATGAACCAATTGGATCAAGCGACACAAGGAAATGCGGCGTCTTCTGAAGAAGTGGCGGCGTCCTCTGAAGAAATGTCAGCACAAGCTGTCTTACTTGCGGAGTTGGTAATGGATCTTCGCGGTCTTGTTCAGGGCAATGGTGCAGAAGTGGCACAAGATGCAGTTCGTCCCAAAAGAAAAGCAGCTCCAATGGCTACTGTAAAGAATACGGCGAAACCTACTTTAGTGAAACATAGAAAAGAAGCCGAAGAAATTCTGCCTCTTGAAGATGCCAGCGAGCGCAAAGTCGGAAACGTTTCTGGTTTCTAAAGAGGATAATATGATTGACCAATATTTAACTTTCACGGTCGATAAACAGAACTACGGTGTTCAAATCAGTGCCATTCGAGAAATCAATCGCATCAGTGAAATCACCAAAGTTCCCGAAGCTCCTGCCTACGTGGCGGGAGTGATGAACTTGC
This region of Bdellovibrio sp. BCCA genomic DNA includes:
- a CDS encoding HAMP domain-containing methyl-accepting chemotaxis protein; translation: MFSKLSLKAKMLSAFVGISMLLLVVGGIGWWSNKTVSSIYSSITAQNLPNIQNIGRLRYRAQEVNRTMLRAFMAKDPNEIAYYTKEFNESLKIYEDFTKKYLEVEFFPGEEALFKKADDSWKKYVASAQEVLKLAGRPDQEAHGQKLLDEEVRQIRRDHVDGLDALLAFHDEKVKAARASAESTTHQGEIFVTFTIVIGFLLACVTGFLFANSLANTLSRISGEISNSADQTSASGTQLSAASQQLSSGSSEAAASLEETVASLEELSSMVKLNADHAKEANALSQKSKDSAEQGESEITKLIGAMEDIASGSKKIEEIITVIDDIAFQTNLLALNAAVEAARAGEQGKGFAVVAEAVRNLAQRSAAAAKDITSLIQDNVSKSENGARVASQSGAVLKDIVTSVKKVADLNSEISVASQEQASGLEQISKAMNQLDQATQGNAASSEEVAASSEEMSAQAVLLAELVMDLRGLVQGNGAEVAQDAVRPKRKAAPMATVKNTAKPTLVKHRKEAEEILPLEDASERKVGNVSGF